The Paramisgurnus dabryanus chromosome 3, PD_genome_1.1, whole genome shotgun sequence genome includes a window with the following:
- the LOC135745021 gene encoding uncharacterized protein: MLSSDLTKMEEKQLQLATVAFAIAVICSERKKKRKRQRIWARPWLHGRGQQGLSVLQRELEIKDRSGFRELLRMTSEDHGYILQKVEPVIWKANTKFRMAISAKDRLSVTLRFLATGETFKSLGFQYRMGSTTVSQIVISTCEALYEVMKEDYLKTPTSEAAWRAVAADFKDKWQYPNCLGALDGKHISIQPPGHSGSTFRNYKGHFSVVLMAVVDANYKFVYVNVGAQGRLSDGGLFAHSDIHRAMKTGCLNLPPPEPLPNTTTVMPYMFVADDAFPLRTDLQKPFPHRQLDHDQRIYNYRLSRARRVVENAFGILANRFRVFRTTICLHPDKVVKITLASCLIHNFLRERRSEYVPPTLTDQETDDHEWIPGSWRQEGQGAFHDLPTSHARNPTQRAKDLRDLMKKYFNSPEGQVPWQGHHI, encoded by the exons ATGCTCAGcagtgatttaacaaaaatggaGGAGAAGCAGCTACAGTTAGCTACCGTGGCTTTTGCCATTGCAGTCATTTGCAgtgaaagaaaaaagaagagAAAGCGTCAGAGGATATGGGCACGGCCTTGGCTGCATGGAAGGGGACAGCAAGGTCTGTCTGTCCTTCAAAGGGAACTGGAG ATAAAAGACAGAAGTGGATTCAGAGAGTTACTCCGGATGACCTCTGAGGACCACGGATATATATTACAAAAAGTGGAGCCAGTCATCTGGAAAGCAAACACAAAGTTTCGAATGGCCATCAGTGCAAAAGATCGACTCTCAGTGACACTGAGATTTTTGGCCACAG GTGAGACCTTTAAATCCCTGGGATTCCAATACCGCATGGGGAGCACAACGGTTTCACAGATCGTCATCTCAACGTGTGAGGCTCTGTATGAAGTTATGAAGGAGGATTACCTCAAG ACACCAACATCAGAGGCTGCCTGGAGAGCTGTCGCCGCAGACTTCAAGGACAAGTGGCAGTACCCAAATTGCCTGGGTGCGCTTGACGGAAAACATATCTCCATTCAGCCCCCCGGTCACTCAGGCAGCACATTCCGGAACTATAAAGGCCACTTTTCTGTTGTTTTAATGGCAGTAGTAGATGccaattacaaatttgtttatgtaaatgtagGAGCCCAGGGCAGACTGTCAGATGGTGGTTTATTTGCCCACAGTGACATCCACAGAGCAATGAAAACAGGCTGCCTGAATTTACCCCCACCAGAACCCCTGCCTAACACCACCACCGTCATGCCATATATGTTTGTTGCAGACGATGCATTCCCCCTTCGCACAGACCTGCAGAAGCCATTTCCCCACCGACAGCTAGACCATGACCAAAGAATCTACAATTACAGGTTGTCGAGAGCAAGACGGGTCGTGGAGAATGCCTTTGGCATTCTTGCCAACAGGTTTCGGGTCTTCAGAACAACCATCTGTCTACATCCTGACAAGGTTGTGAAAATAACACTAGCCTCGTGTTTGATCCACAATTTCTTGCGAGAACGCAGATCAGAGTATGTGCCACCAACCTTGACAGACCAGGAGACTGATGACCACGAATGGATCCCTGGATCCTGGAGACAAGAAGGCCAGGGAGCATTCCATGATCTGCCAACCAGCCACGCACGCAATCCTACACAAAGGGCTAAAGACCTGAGGGACCTGATGAAGAAGTACTTCAACTCACCAGAGGGCCAAGTACCATGGCAGGGGCACCACATTTAA
- the LOC135744929 gene encoding uncharacterized protein encodes MSLRTQFCRLLRPLPSGSGDKALTSKQKWILRHLDFLKPFVTPRNAETTLAIDDNDTDTQGTVADDEVSSPGENSLETAPRASTPGPSRSSSPPSPAPRGRRPLNKKPRRSNDSDIELEKLEVLKEMSNTVKFGLNPEKQDRIDDESGFGRQVAVEVNHIKDPILKTRAKKRIMTTLYEFQEADQNLTGRAQQWAKPNDQFNIWSQQTPPQYKPRELQHNETQPHIQPQTSHPTSHHHAYTLPHGQPSYVQLLEDSEDN; translated from the exons ATGTCTCTCAGGACACAGTTTTGCCGTCTGCTGAGACCTTTACCAAGTGGGAGTGGGGACAAGGCCCTCACTTCTAAACAAAAGTGGATCTTGCGACATTTAGACTTTCTAAAGCCATTTGTTACGCCCCGCAATGCTGAGACTACCCTTGCT ATTGACGACAATGACACAGACACACAGGGGACAGTGGCTGATGATGAAGTGTCCTCTCCTGGGGAAAATTCTTTGGAGACTGCACCTAGGGCATCTACACCAGGACCATCAAGGTCCTCAAGCCCACCATCACCGGCGCCAAGAGGCCGCCGCCCATTAAACAAAAAGCCAAGACGTTCCAATGACAGTGACATTGAGCTTGAGAAGCTTGAAGTCCTGAAAGAAATGTCCAACACTGTGAAATTTGGTTTGAACCCGGAAAAGCAAGATAGAATAGATGATGAGTCTGGCTTTGGACGACAAGTTGCAGTCGAGGTCAATCACATCAAAGACCCAATTTTGAAAACAAGAGCCAAAAAGAGAATTATGACCACACTGTATGAATTCCAAGAAGCAGATCAGAATTTGACAGGCCGGGCACAACAGTGGGCAAAACCTAATGATCAGTTTAACATTTGGTCACAGCAAACACCACCACAATACAAACCCAGAGAGCTACAACATAATGAAACACAGCCTCACATTCAGCCTCAGACCTCACACCCAACATCTCACCATCACGCTTACACTCTTCCCCATGGGCAACCAAGTTACGTGCAACTCCTTGAAGACAGTGAGGATAATTAA